In the Oncorhynchus nerka isolate Pitt River linkage group LG2, Oner_Uvic_2.0, whole genome shotgun sequence genome, one interval contains:
- the LOC115143868 gene encoding casein kinase II subunit alpha-like isoform X2 — protein MFEILKALDYSHSMGIMHRDVKPHNVMIDHEHRKLRLIDWGLAEFYHPGQEYNVRVASRYFKGPELLVDYQMYDYSLDMWSLGCMLASMVFRKEPFFHGHDNYDQLVRIAKVLGTEDLYDYIDKYNIELEPRFNDILGRHSRKRWERFVHSENQQLISPEGLDFLDKLLRYDHQARLTAREAMDHPYFYPIVKEQGRMPGSANLPCGNTAVSTANMITGISALPVATALVTLTGSPVLSAATNTLSVPVPAAAGPPQ, from the exons ATGTTCGAGATCCTCAAG GCCCTGGACTACTCCCACAGCATGGGAATCATGCACAGGGACGTGAAACCCCACAACGTGATGATTGATCACGAACACCGCAAG CTGCGCCTTATTGACTGGGGTCTGGCTGAGTTCTACCACCCGGGACAGGAGTATAATGTCCGAGTGGCTTCTCGCTACTTCAAAGGACCTGAGCTTCTGGTCGATTATCAG ATGTATGACTACAGTCTGGACATGTGGAGCTTGGGCTGCATGTTGGCCAGCATGGTCTTCAGGAAGGAGCCTTTCTTCCACGGCCACGACAACTACGACCAG TTGGTGAGAATAGCCAAGGTGTTGGGAACGGAAGACCTGTACGACTACATTGACAAGTACAACATAGAGTTGGAGCCTCGGTTCAATGACATTCTGGGAAG ACACTCTCGTAAGCGGTGGGAGCGCTTCGTCCACAGTGAGAACCAGCAGCTGATCAGTCCTGAGGGTCTGGACTTTCTGGACAAGCTGCTGCGCTATGACCATCAGGCCCGGTTGACTGCCCGCGAGGCCATGGATCACCCCTACTTCT ATCCCATTGTGAAAGAGCAGGGTCGCATGCCAGGGTCGGCTAACCTACCCTGTGGAAATACAGCCGTGAGCACAGCCAACATGATCACTg gCATCTCTGCCTTGCCAGTCGCTACTGCCCTGGTCACCCTCACCGGCTCGCCCGTTCTCTCTGCTGCCACCAACACCCTGAGCGTCCCCGTGCCCGCCGCTGCTGGTCCCCCCCAGTGA
- the LOC115146325 gene encoding EKC/KEOPS complex subunit TP53RK, whose product MAVEGNSVALPQFLKKIELIKQGAEARVYRGSFLGKPTIVKERFPKLYRHPLLDEKLTHRRTVQEVRSILRCRKAGISAPVVYFVDYTSHCIFLEDIVGSITVRDHIASTPLSSAQKLPEERLDQLAKKMGQILAKMHDEDVVHGDLTTSNMLLKAGTESGETELVLIDFGLSYISALPEDKGVDMYVLEKAFLSTHPNTEALFEKLLKAYAASSKKSHAVIKKLDEVRLRGRKRSMVG is encoded by the exons ATGGCTGTTGAGGGGAACAGCGTGGCCCTACCGCAGTTTCTTAAGAAAATAGAACTGATAAAACAGGGTGCAGAAGCTCGTGTATATCGAGGATCATTTTTGGGCAAGCCAACCATTGTAAAAGAAAGGTTTCCGAAATTGTATAGACACCCGTTGTTGGATGAAAAACTCACACATCGCAGAACCGTGCAAGAGGTGCGCTCAATACTTCGCTGTCGAAAAGCTG gcaTATCTGCACCAGTCGTCTACTTTGTAGACTACACCTCCCACTGCATCTTCCTTGAAGACATCGTCGGCTCCATCACCGTACGAGACCACATCGCCTCCACCCCGCTCTCCTCTGCCCAGAAACTCCCAGAGGAACGCCTGGACCAGCTCGCTAAGAAGATGGGTCAGATACTGGCCAAAATGCACGATGAGGACGTTGTCCATGGAGACTTGACCACTTCCAACATGCTGTTGAAGGCGGGCACTGAGAGCGGAGAGACGGAGCTGGTCCTCATTGACTTTGGCCTGAGCTACATATCAGCGCTGCCCGAGGACAAGGGAGTGGATATGTACGTGCTGGAGAAAGCTTTCCTCAGCACCCACCCCAACACTGAGGCTCTGTTCGAGAAGCTGCTGAAGGCCTACGCAGCCTCATCCAAGAAGTCCCACGCTGTCATCAAAAAGCTTGATGAAGTTCGGTTGAGAGGGCGAAAGAGGTCGATGGTCGGTTGA